Proteins from a single region of Gossypium arboreum isolate Shixiya-1 chromosome 1, ASM2569848v2, whole genome shotgun sequence:
- the LOC108480640 gene encoding autophagy-related protein 23 isoform X1 translates to MNAHHASLGRRTLEEIRQKRAAERISKASSGSDLTKAPIPIDVQGMKKSESENRLSEVDISGLVSQLKDFQKKNAELEESNQMLSVELQAKEAEHETLQTRFNDLEQNTVPSLRKALKDVAMEKDAAVVAREDLSAQLRMLKKRLKEAEDEQYRAEEDAAALRAELNSMQQQLMSNSFSGINAMGSSPDQLQALENELARLKSELQQESSLRQQERQQLAEEQARVSALTSEKQELEERLTAMSKRSSEVASEKGTRKEFSVVREVASEKGTRKEFSVEEKEKLEKQLHDMAVAVERLENSRQKLLMEIDNQSSEIERLFEENSNLSSSYQEAMNTAKQWENQVKDCLKQNEELRRILDNLRTEQASLLSKNGSGAIQTGSQGNTTEILSLKGQLVQEQSRVDSLSAEVMQLSARLQQATLAYNSLARLYKPVLRNIESSLIKMKQDGSITIW, encoded by the exons CTGGAGGAGATTCGTCAAAAGAGAGCCGCCGAAAGAATCAGTAAAGCTTCTTCCGGATCGGATCTCACCAAAGCTCCAATCCCTATTG ATGTTCAAGGCATGAAGAAATCAGAAAGCGAAAATCGACTCTCTGAG GTGGATATTAGTGGTTTAGTATCTCAACTAAAGGACTTCCAGAAGAAAAATGCAGAACTAGAAGAAAGTAACCAGATGTTATCTGTGGAG CTTCAAGCTAAGGAAGCCGAGCATGAAACACTGCAAACACGGTTTAATGATCTG GAACAGAATACTGTACCATCTCTAAGAAAGGCTCTGAAAGATGTTGCTATGGAGAAAGATGCTGCTGTTGTTGCGCGG GAGGACCTCTCAGCCCAACTTCGCATGCTCAAGAAACGCCTGAAAGAGGCAGAAGATGAGCAATACAGA GCTGAGGAAGATGCTGCAGCCTTGAGGGCTGAACTCAACTCAATGCAGCAACAATTGATGAGCAATTCATTTAGTGGAATAAATGCCATGGGGAGTTCACCAGATCAACTACAAGCATTAGAAAATGAGTTGGCTAGATTGAAGTCTGAATTACAG CAAGAGTCATCGCTGAGGCAACAAGAGCGACAGCAATTAGCAGAGGAGCAAGCTCGGGTTTCTGCCCTGACATCAGAAAAGCAGGAACTGGAAGAAAGACTTACTGCTATGTCCAAAAGGAGTTCAG AAGTAGCCTCTGAGAAAGGAACGCGCAAGGAATTTTCAGTGGTAAGAGAAGTAGCCTCTGAGAAAGGAACGCGCAAGGAATTTTCAGTG gaagaaaaagaaaaacttgaGAAACAGCTACATGATATGGCAGTAGCAGTGGAGAGACTTGAAAACAGCAGACAAAAACTTCTAATGGAG ATTGATAACCAATCTTCGGAGATAGAAAGGCTTTTTGAGGAAAATTCTAATCTCTCATCTTCTTATCAAGAGGCAATGAACACAGCAAAGCAGTGGGAGAATCAG GTTAAAGACTGTCTTAAGCAAAATGAAGAGCTTCGTAGAATTCTAGATAACTTGAGAACAGAGCAGGCTAGTTTGCTATCCAAAAACGGTTCTGGGGCTATTCAAACTGGTTCACAGGGAAATACAACTGAAATTCTCTCCCTCAAG GGACAACTTGTGCAAGAACAGAGCAGAGTAGATTCACTATCAGCTGAAGTAATGCAGCTTTCAGCGCGTCTCCAACAAGCGACGCTAGCATATAACAGTCTTGCTCGCCT CTACAAACCAGTTCTCCGAAACATCGAAAGCAGTCTCATCAAAATGAAGCAAGATGGCTCGATTACCATCTGGTGA
- the LOC108480640 gene encoding autophagy-related protein 23 isoform X2: MNAHHASLGRRTLEEIRQKRAAERINVQGMKKSESENRLSEVDISGLVSQLKDFQKKNAELEESNQMLSVELQAKEAEHETLQTRFNDLEQNTVPSLRKALKDVAMEKDAAVVAREDLSAQLRMLKKRLKEAEDEQYRAEEDAAALRAELNSMQQQLMSNSFSGINAMGSSPDQLQALENELARLKSELQQESSLRQQERQQLAEEQARVSALTSEKQELEERLTAMSKRSSEVASEKGTRKEFSVVREVASEKGTRKEFSVEEKEKLEKQLHDMAVAVERLENSRQKLLMEIDNQSSEIERLFEENSNLSSSYQEAMNTAKQWENQVKDCLKQNEELRRILDNLRTEQASLLSKNGSGAIQTGSQGNTTEILSLKGQLVQEQSRVDSLSAEVMQLSARLQQATLAYNSLARLYKPVLRNIESSLIKMKQDGSITIW, from the exons CTGGAGGAGATTCGTCAAAAGAGAGCCGCCGAAAGAATCA ATGTTCAAGGCATGAAGAAATCAGAAAGCGAAAATCGACTCTCTGAG GTGGATATTAGTGGTTTAGTATCTCAACTAAAGGACTTCCAGAAGAAAAATGCAGAACTAGAAGAAAGTAACCAGATGTTATCTGTGGAG CTTCAAGCTAAGGAAGCCGAGCATGAAACACTGCAAACACGGTTTAATGATCTG GAACAGAATACTGTACCATCTCTAAGAAAGGCTCTGAAAGATGTTGCTATGGAGAAAGATGCTGCTGTTGTTGCGCGG GAGGACCTCTCAGCCCAACTTCGCATGCTCAAGAAACGCCTGAAAGAGGCAGAAGATGAGCAATACAGA GCTGAGGAAGATGCTGCAGCCTTGAGGGCTGAACTCAACTCAATGCAGCAACAATTGATGAGCAATTCATTTAGTGGAATAAATGCCATGGGGAGTTCACCAGATCAACTACAAGCATTAGAAAATGAGTTGGCTAGATTGAAGTCTGAATTACAG CAAGAGTCATCGCTGAGGCAACAAGAGCGACAGCAATTAGCAGAGGAGCAAGCTCGGGTTTCTGCCCTGACATCAGAAAAGCAGGAACTGGAAGAAAGACTTACTGCTATGTCCAAAAGGAGTTCAG AAGTAGCCTCTGAGAAAGGAACGCGCAAGGAATTTTCAGTGGTAAGAGAAGTAGCCTCTGAGAAAGGAACGCGCAAGGAATTTTCAGTG gaagaaaaagaaaaacttgaGAAACAGCTACATGATATGGCAGTAGCAGTGGAGAGACTTGAAAACAGCAGACAAAAACTTCTAATGGAG ATTGATAACCAATCTTCGGAGATAGAAAGGCTTTTTGAGGAAAATTCTAATCTCTCATCTTCTTATCAAGAGGCAATGAACACAGCAAAGCAGTGGGAGAATCAG GTTAAAGACTGTCTTAAGCAAAATGAAGAGCTTCGTAGAATTCTAGATAACTTGAGAACAGAGCAGGCTAGTTTGCTATCCAAAAACGGTTCTGGGGCTATTCAAACTGGTTCACAGGGAAATACAACTGAAATTCTCTCCCTCAAG GGACAACTTGTGCAAGAACAGAGCAGAGTAGATTCACTATCAGCTGAAGTAATGCAGCTTTCAGCGCGTCTCCAACAAGCGACGCTAGCATATAACAGTCTTGCTCGCCT CTACAAACCAGTTCTCCGAAACATCGAAAGCAGTCTCATCAAAATGAAGCAAGATGGCTCGATTACCATCTGGTGA